The Flavobacteriales bacterium genome contains the following window.
TCACCCACCGCGTAAAGGGCGAAGCCGAGAAGCGCTTGGCGGAAGTCGCGAAGAAGACGGGCACTGCGTACGACCTCGAGAAAGACGGCCTGCGGATCCACACCACGTTGGACCCCGGGCTGCAACGGCTGGCGCTGCTGGCCGCTGAGGAACAGTTGAGCGCCATGCAGCCGAAGCTCGACCGCGAGCTGAAAAGCCGCAATGCGCGCAAGGCATGGGAGAAACGAATGCAGAAGAAGGGCGGCCGCGCGTGGAAGAACGATGATCGGAAAGTGCGGCAGGTGTTCACTTGGGACGATGCGCCCGCCGATACGATCAGTTATCGCGACAGCCTCTGGCACTATGAGCGGTTGCTGAACGCCGCCGTGCTGATGTTGGAGCCTAGCACTGGGAACGTGCGCGCATGGGTGGGCGGCAACGACCATCGCTATCTGCCCTACGACCAGGTGACGGGCGAGCGCCCCATTGCCAGTGCGATCAAGCCGGTGATCTATTCGGCCGCCTTGGAGCGCGGCCTGCAACCCTGCGACTACTTCAACAACGAGGTGCGCACCTACACGGAGTACGACTGGACGCCGCGCAACTACGACCGGGATACCACCGGCGGCCGTGTGGCCATGTGGCAGGCGCTGTCCAAGAGCATGAACATCCCGACGGTTGACTTGTACTTCCGCACGGGACAGGACACCATCGGCAACACATTGAAGGCACTCGGTCTTCCTTGGCGCGATATGGACAAGCCGGCCATCTCATTGGGTGCGCTCGATGTATCGCTGCAACAGATCGTGAGGGCCTACGGTGCGTTCGCCATGCGGGGGACCAAAGTGGAACCACGCATGATCGAGAAGATCACCGACGCCGAAGGCAAGGTGCTCTACAAAGCGCCGAACACAAAGAGCAGCACGGCCGTGCAAGCGGCAACTGCGGCGGCCATCACCGCCATGCTGCAACGCGCGGTGGACAGTGGCACCGGGGCTGCTCTGCGTTCACGCTACGGTGTCACGGTGCCGCTCGCGGGCAAGACGGGCACTTCGCAGGAGAACAGCGACGCGTGGTTCATCGGCTACACGCCGGGACTTGTCGTGGGCACTTGGGTGGGCGCGCGCGATCCGAAGATCCACTTCAACAGCGGCCTCGGCACCGGCTCACAACTGGCGCTGCCCATTGCCGGCCAGGTGTTCGCGGGCATCCAGCGAGCACCGGACTTGCGCAAGCGCTATATCCGTCCGCTCGATTGGGTGCAGGAGTACGACATCGACCTCGATTGCCCGGGATGGCGCGACCCTAGCGCGTTGGAAGAGCTCATCGAACAGGTGTTCAAGAAGAAAGAGACCGACTACACGACACTGCCCGACAGTGTGGAGCGGAAGCCGGGGTTGTTCGAGAGGATCTTCAAGAGGAAGTGAACTCAGCCGATGGCTGTTGGCTTTTGGCTCTTAGCTCAGTTGTGCAAGGGGAGCGGTTGAGGCGCTTGGCTCGCATTCAGGTTGTTTGCCGTTTGCCGTTGGCTGTTAGCTCTGCTGTGCAAGGGGAGCGGTTCAGGGGCTCGGTTCGCGCCCAAGTTGATTCACGATGGTTGTTGGCTTTTGGCCGTTAGCTCTGCTGTGCTAAGGGTGAGGTAGCCACACATCGCGGGATCGCAGCAACCTGGTGCGAAGCGCCGACGGAGCCAATGGCCAACAGCCAACGGATACCAGCATCAAGAATTGGTCGCCTTCTCCCAAGCACTTGTGTCCACGCCGAGCTTCTTGAGGCACTTGACCGAATTGGCTTTCACGTTCTCGGGCGGGTTCATGCTCAGCGATTTCTTGAAGGCTTTGATGGCGAGGTCGTTCTGGCCGTTCATCATGTAGCCTTCGCCCAGACTGTCGTGCACGTTGGGGTCTTTGGGGTGGCGCTTGGCGTTCTGCTCGAAGATCTTGACGGCTTCGGCAAGGCGGCCTTGGTTCACGAGCTGGTAGCCGTACGCGTTCATGTCGGCGTTGCTCGCGTTCTCCAGCATCTTCTTGCGGAAGACCTCGGCTTCTCCGGTCTTGCCCGCGGCCGTCAGCAGGTCGGCTTTCAGGCTCTGGTTCTCGAAATTGGGCTGGCGTGCAATGCTGCGATCCACCCAGGCCATGGCCTTCTCGGGGGCGATCTTCTCCATGTGGCAGTAGTGCGCCGCTTCGTACCAGGCTTCCCAGCCAAAGGCGGTGAGCCCCTGCAGCTGGTCGTTCATGCTGGCGAGGATGATCCCATGCACGTCGACGCCGATCTTGATGGGCACTTCCACGTCGGCCCAGCGCATCGTGAGCGTGGCGCCGTCCTTCACCACATTGGCGAAGTCGTAGGTGACCTGTTCCGTTATGGCGCAGGGTCGTGGTTTCACGGTGGCGCGCGCCGCGTCGTTGGCTTCCTTGTAGAAGAAGGAGCCCCAAGCGTTGTGGTCCTTGCTGATGATGATGGTCCAATCGCCCTTGGTGGGGATCATGTGCAGGCCGTATGTGCCCGCCGGGATCTGCTTGCCTTCCACGGTGATGGCGTCGGTGCAAGTGAGGGTGGTGTTCTCGTTGGCTCCTGCGCGCCAGATGCCATCGTAGGGCACCACGACCTGTCCCGCCTCAGCGGGATCGCCCCAGATGGTGCGGCCCTTGGCGCTGGGCCGGCTATAGTTCACCGTGATGTCGGTGGTGCCGATCCGTTGCGTCACCTGCGCGGCTTGGCTTTCCCGTGGAAGGTCGAGCTGGGAGTACTGTGCTTTGATGCGGAAGGGCCACGCCGCGAAGACGATGGCCGTGCCGATGATGAGGGTGGAGGTACGCATGGCAACAAGGGTTGGGTACGAAAGCTAGTGGCAGTGTGTGGCCGTGTCTTGCCCGAGTTGATGGATGGTGGGGGATGGGGTGGGCGAAG
Protein-coding sequences here:
- a CDS encoding transglycosylase domain-containing protein gives rise to the protein MAKRKSGKGKSGKRIWIKWLLILLLGIVLAFVVLLLMVRGGAFGKLPSKEELAAVRNEEATLVLAMDGSIIGKIFAEDRTNIPYTDLPQHLIDALVATEDQRFFDHKGVDGRSYVRVFFRTLLGGDESGGGGSTISQQIIKNLYGRQRHGMLTVPVNKMKEAIVATRLEEVYTKEDVLLLYLNSVPFGENVYGVESAARRFFSKSAKQLRAEEAAVLVGMLKANTTYNPRINPGNARGRRDQVLELMARRGYLNAAQKDSLRALPLTLRYSGNDAFDDFGYFTHRVKGEAEKRLAEVAKKTGTAYDLEKDGLRIHTTLDPGLQRLALLAAEEQLSAMQPKLDRELKSRNARKAWEKRMQKKGGRAWKNDDRKVRQVFTWDDAPADTISYRDSLWHYERLLNAAVLMLEPSTGNVRAWVGGNDHRYLPYDQVTGERPIASAIKPVIYSAALERGLQPCDYFNNEVRTYTEYDWTPRNYDRDTTGGRVAMWQALSKSMNIPTVDLYFRTGQDTIGNTLKALGLPWRDMDKPAISLGALDVSLQQIVRAYGAFAMRGTKVEPRMIEKITDAEGKVLYKAPNTKSSTAVQAATAAAITAMLQRAVDSGTGAALRSRYGVTVPLAGKTGTSQENSDAWFIGYTPGLVVGTWVGARDPKIHFNSGLGTGSQLALPIAGQVFAGIQRAPDLRKRYIRPLDWVQEYDIDLDCPGWRDPSALEELIEQVFKKKETDYTTLPDSVERKPGLFERIFKRK
- a CDS encoding DUF2911 domain-containing protein gives rise to the protein MRTSTLIIGTAIVFAAWPFRIKAQYSQLDLPRESQAAQVTQRIGTTDITVNYSRPSAKGRTIWGDPAEAGQVVVPYDGIWRAGANENTTLTCTDAITVEGKQIPAGTYGLHMIPTKGDWTIIISKDHNAWGSFFYKEANDAARATVKPRPCAITEQVTYDFANVVKDGATLTMRWADVEVPIKIGVDVHGIILASMNDQLQGLTAFGWEAWYEAAHYCHMEKIAPEKAMAWVDRSIARQPNFENQSLKADLLTAAGKTGEAEVFRKKMLENASNADMNAYGYQLVNQGRLAEAVKIFEQNAKRHPKDPNVHDSLGEGYMMNGQNDLAIKAFKKSLSMNPPENVKANSVKCLKKLGVDTSAWEKATNS